The following are from one region of the Vitis riparia cultivar Riparia Gloire de Montpellier isolate 1030 chromosome 14, EGFV_Vit.rip_1.0, whole genome shotgun sequence genome:
- the LOC117929921 gene encoding protein transport protein Sec61 subunit gamma-like, translating to MDAIDNVFDPMREFAKDSVRLVKRCHKPDRKEFTKVAFRTAIGFVVMGFVGFFVKLIFIPINNIIVGSV from the exons ATGGATGCCATCGATAACGTCTTCGATCCGATGAGGGAGTTCGCGAAGGACAGCGTCCGCCTCGTGAAGCGGTGCCACAAGCCCGATCGTAAAG AATTCACCAAGGTCGCGTTCCGCACAGCCATAGGTTTCGTGGTGATGGGCTTCGTAGGGTTTTTCGTCAAGCTGATCTTCATCCCTATCAACAACATTATTGTCGGATCTGTCTAG